In the Pungitius pungitius chromosome 5, fPunPun2.1, whole genome shotgun sequence genome, one interval contains:
- the LOC119224823 gene encoding NLR family CARD domain-containing protein 3-like isoform X2: MEKVKKDLIKILEQLKEEDFKGFKWYLENHPIPEDHRSIPPCDLENADRRNTVDMMVRCYNTDSVQVAMKVLEELQMNDLVEKLSKKNSTGKPKTVGGESGQGKPKTVEGERGHGKLNTGGGEKGHGEETFGKLNTGGEEKEIMGNCQQYLKSKLKKKFQSVFEGIAKAGNPTLLNEIYTELYITEGGTAEVNQEHEVRQIETLSRKPARSETTIRQEDLFKASAGGEEPIRTVMTKGVAGIGKTVLTQKFTLDWAEDKGHQDIQFTFPFTFRELNVLREKKFSLVELVHHFFSETKEAGICRLEEFQVVFIFDGLDECRLPLDFHKNEILTDVTESASMDVLLTNLIRGKLLPSARLWITTQPAAANQIPPECVGMVTEVRGFTDPQKEEYFMKRFRDKKLASRIVSHIKTSRSLHIMCHIPVFCWISATVLEVELKTIKRGELPKTLTEMYIHFLVVQSKVKKVKYDGGVETDPHWSPESRKMIESLGKLAFDQLQKGNPIFYESDLTECGIDITEASVNSGVFTQIFREESGLYHDKVFCFLHQSVQEFLAALHVHLTFINSGVDLLSEEQNTSLLSSCLVVFRDKTKPKHFYKRAVDEALQSPNGHLDLVLRFLLGLSLETNQTFLRGLLTQTGSRSQINRETVQYIKKKISRNVSPEKSINLFHCLNELNDVSLVEEIQRSLSSGCLSTDKLSPAQWSALVFILLSSEVNLEVFDLKKYSASEEALLRLLPVVKASNKALLRDCNLSERSCEALSSVLSSQSSSLNELDLSNNDLQDSGAKLLFDGLESPHCNLETLRLEGCNLSERSCEALSSVLSSQFSSLRELDLSNNDLQDSGVKLLCDGLESPHWTLATLRVEPDGVRWFRRGLRKYSCELTIDTNTVNRKLKLSQNNRKVTHVEEVQSYPDHPDRFDYWSQLLCRTGLTGRCYWEVEWRGRVYVSVSYRGINKKGYTDDCLFGKNDQSWSLGCSDEGYSVCHNKTVTRITSSSSFSSSSSSSFSSSSFGRVAVYVDCPAGSLSFFRVSSDTMIHIHTFSTTFTEPLYPGFAFLFKPGSSVSLCSL, translated from the exons atggagaaagtCAAAAAGGATCTCATCAAAATTTTAGAACAACTCAAAGAGGAGGACTTCAAAGGGTTCAAATGGTACCTGGAGAACCATCCAATCCCAGAAGACCACCGATCAATCCCACCCTGTGACCTGGAGAACGCAGACAGGAGGAACACAGTGGACATGATGGTGCGGTGCTACAACACAGACTCGGTTCAGGTGGCCATGAAGGTTTTGGAAGAGTTGCAAATGAACGATCTTGTTGAAAAATTATCCAAAAAGAACTCTACGG GCAAACCAAAAACTGTCGGAGGAGAAAGTGGTCAAG GCAAACCAAAAACTGTGGAAGGAGAAAGAGGTCATG GCAAACTGAATactgggggaggagaaaaaggtCACGGTGAAGAGACCTTTG GCAAACTGAATActgggggagaagaaaaag AGATTATGGGCAACTGTCAACAGTATCTCAAATccaagctgaagaagaagttccagtctgtgtttgagggcatcgctaaagcaggaaacccaacccttctgaatgagatctacacagagctctacattacagagggagggactgcagaggtcaatcaagaacatgaggtcagacagattgaaacattATCCAGGAAACCAGCCAGatcagaaacaaccatcagacaagaagacctctttaaagcctcagctggaggagaggaaccaatcagaacagtgatgactaaaggagtggctggcattgggaaaacagtcttaacacagaagttcactctggactgggcagAAGACAAAGgccaccaggacatacagttcacatttccattcaccttcagagagctgaatgtgctgagagagaagaagttcagcttggtggaacttgttcatcacttcttcagtgaaaccaaagaagcaggaatctgcaggttggaagagttccaggttgtgttcatctttgacggtctggatgagtgtcgacttcctctggacttccacaagaatgagatcctgactgatgtcacagagtcgGCCTCaatggatgtgctcctcacaaacctcatcaggggaaagctgcttccctctgctcgcctctggataaccacacaacctgcagcagccaatcagatccctcctgagtgtgttggcatggtgacagaggtcagagggttcactgacccccagaaggaAGAGTACTTCatgaagaggttcagagataagAAGCTGGCCAGCAGGATtgtctctcacatcaagacctcacgaagcctccacatcatgtgccacatcccagtcttctgctggatcagtGCTACAGTTCTGGAGGTGGAGTTAAAGACCATAAAGAgaggagagctgcccaagaccctgactgagatgtataTCCatttcctggtggttcagtccaaagtgaagaaggtcaagtacgatggaggagttGAAACGGATCctcactggagtccagagagcaggaagatgatcgagtctctgggaaaactggcctttgatcagctgcagaaaggaaacccgatcttctatgaatccgacctgacggagtgtggcatcgatatcacaGAAGCCTCAGTGAACTCAGGAGTAttcactcagatcttcagagaggagagcggACTGTACCAtgacaaggtgttctgcttcctCCATcagagtgttcaggagtttctggctgctcttcatgtccatctgaccttcatcaACTCTGGTGTCGATctgctgtcagaagaacaaaacaCCTCCCTGTTGTCTAGTTGTCTAGTTGTCTTTAGAGACAAAACTAAACCCAAACATTTTTACAAGAGAGCTGTGGACGAGGCTttacagagtcctaatggacacctggacttggtcctccgcttcctcttaggtctttccctggagaccaatcagactttcctacgaggtctgctgacacagacaggaagtcgctCACAGATCAATCGGGAgacagtccagtacatcaagaagaagatcagtaggaatgtgtctccagagaaaagcatcaatctgttccactgtctgaatgaactgaatgatgtttctctagtggaggagattcAACGGTCCCTTAGTTCAGGATGTCTCTCCAcagataaactgtctcctgctcagtggtcagctctggtcttcatttTACTGTCATCAGAAGTtaatctggaggtgtttgacctgaagaaatactcagcttcagaggaggctcttctcaggctgctgccagtggtcaaagcctccaacaaagctct ACTGAGGGACTGTAACCtatcagagagaagctgtgaagctctgtcctcagttctcagctcccagtcctctagtctgaacgagctggatctgagtaacaacgacctgcaggattcaggagcgAAGCTGCTGTTTGATGGACTGGAGAGTCCACACTGtaacctggagactctcag actggagggctgtaacctctcagagagaagctgtgaagctctgtcctcagtcctcagctcccagttctctagtctgagagaactggatctgagtaacaacgacctgcaggattcaggagtgaagctgctgtgtgatggactggaGAGTCCACACTGGACACTAGcaactctcag ggtggagcctgatGGAGTCCGATGGTTCAGACGAGgactgaggaagt attcctgtgaactcacaatcgacacaaataCAGTGAACAGAAAACTGAAACTGTCTcagaacaacaggaaggtgacacatgtggaggaggttcagtcatatcctgatcatccagacagatttgactactggtcccagctgctgtgtagaactggtctgactggtcgctgttactgggaggtcgagtggagaggaagagtttatgtatcagtgagttacagaggaatcaataAGAAAGGATACACTGATGACTGTTTATTTGGAAagaatgatcagtcctggagtctggGATGCTCTGATGAAGGTTACTCTGTCTGTCACAATAAGACAGTAAcacgcatcacctcctcctcctccttctcctcctcctcctcctcctccttctcctcctcctcctttggtagagtagcagtgtatgtggactgtcctgctggctctctgtccttcttcagagtctcctctgacacaATGATTCAcatccacaccttcagcaccacattcactgaacctctttatcctgggtttgcCTTCTTGTTCAAAcctggttcctcagtgtctctgtgttctctTTAG
- the LOC119224823 gene encoding NLR family CARD domain-containing protein 3-like isoform X4: MEKVKKDLIKILEQLKEEDFKGFKWYLENHPIPEDHRSIPPCDLENADRRNTVDMMVRCYNTDSVQVAMKVLEELQMNDLVEKLSKKNSTGKPKTVGGESGQGKPKTVEGERGHGKLNTGGGEKGHGEETFEIMGNCQQYLKSKLKKKFQSVFEGIAKAGNPTLLNEIYTELYITEGGTAEVNQEHEVRQIETLSRKPARSETTIRQEDLFKASAGGEEPIRTVMTKGVAGIGKTVLTQKFTLDWAEDKGHQDIQFTFPFTFRELNVLREKKFSLVELVHHFFSETKEAGICRLEEFQVVFIFDGLDECRLPLDFHKNEILTDVTESASMDVLLTNLIRGKLLPSARLWITTQPAAANQIPPECVGMVTEVRGFTDPQKEEYFMKRFRDKKLASRIVSHIKTSRSLHIMCHIPVFCWISATVLEVELKTIKRGELPKTLTEMYIHFLVVQSKVKKVKYDGGVETDPHWSPESRKMIESLGKLAFDQLQKGNPIFYESDLTECGIDITEASVNSGVFTQIFREESGLYHDKVFCFLHQSVQEFLAALHVHLTFINSGVDLLSEEQNTSLLSSCLVVFRDKTKPKHFYKRAVDEALQSPNGHLDLVLRFLLGLSLETNQTFLRGLLTQTGSRSQINRETVQYIKKKISRNVSPEKSINLFHCLNELNDVSLVEEIQRSLSSGCLSTDKLSPAQWSALVFILLSSEVNLEVFDLKKYSASEEALLRLLPVVKASNKALLRDCNLSERSCEALSSVLSSQSSSLNELDLSNNDLQDSGAKLLFDGLESPHCNLETLRLEGCNLSERSCEALSSVLSSQFSSLRELDLSNNDLQDSGVKLLCDGLESPHWTLATLRVEPDGVRWFRRGLRKYSCELTIDTNTVNRKLKLSQNNRKVTHVEEVQSYPDHPDRFDYWSQLLCRTGLTGRCYWEVEWRGRVYVSVSYRGINKKGYTDDCLFGKNDQSWSLGCSDEGYSVCHNKTVTRITSSSSFSSSSSSSFSSSSFGRVAVYVDCPAGSLSFFRVSSDTMIHIHTFSTTFTEPLYPGFAFLFKPGSSVSLCSL, translated from the exons atggagaaagtCAAAAAGGATCTCATCAAAATTTTAGAACAACTCAAAGAGGAGGACTTCAAAGGGTTCAAATGGTACCTGGAGAACCATCCAATCCCAGAAGACCACCGATCAATCCCACCCTGTGACCTGGAGAACGCAGACAGGAGGAACACAGTGGACATGATGGTGCGGTGCTACAACACAGACTCGGTTCAGGTGGCCATGAAGGTTTTGGAAGAGTTGCAAATGAACGATCTTGTTGAAAAATTATCCAAAAAGAACTCTACGG GCAAACCAAAAACTGTCGGAGGAGAAAGTGGTCAAG GCAAACCAAAAACTGTGGAAGGAGAAAGAGGTCATG GCAAACTGAATactgggggaggagaaaaaggtCACGGTGAAGAGACCTTTG AGATTATGGGCAACTGTCAACAGTATCTCAAATccaagctgaagaagaagttccagtctgtgtttgagggcatcgctaaagcaggaaacccaacccttctgaatgagatctacacagagctctacattacagagggagggactgcagaggtcaatcaagaacatgaggtcagacagattgaaacattATCCAGGAAACCAGCCAGatcagaaacaaccatcagacaagaagacctctttaaagcctcagctggaggagaggaaccaatcagaacagtgatgactaaaggagtggctggcattgggaaaacagtcttaacacagaagttcactctggactgggcagAAGACAAAGgccaccaggacatacagttcacatttccattcaccttcagagagctgaatgtgctgagagagaagaagttcagcttggtggaacttgttcatcacttcttcagtgaaaccaaagaagcaggaatctgcaggttggaagagttccaggttgtgttcatctttgacggtctggatgagtgtcgacttcctctggacttccacaagaatgagatcctgactgatgtcacagagtcgGCCTCaatggatgtgctcctcacaaacctcatcaggggaaagctgcttccctctgctcgcctctggataaccacacaacctgcagcagccaatcagatccctcctgagtgtgttggcatggtgacagaggtcagagggttcactgacccccagaaggaAGAGTACTTCatgaagaggttcagagataagAAGCTGGCCAGCAGGATtgtctctcacatcaagacctcacgaagcctccacatcatgtgccacatcccagtcttctgctggatcagtGCTACAGTTCTGGAGGTGGAGTTAAAGACCATAAAGAgaggagagctgcccaagaccctgactgagatgtataTCCatttcctggtggttcagtccaaagtgaagaaggtcaagtacgatggaggagttGAAACGGATCctcactggagtccagagagcaggaagatgatcgagtctctgggaaaactggcctttgatcagctgcagaaaggaaacccgatcttctatgaatccgacctgacggagtgtggcatcgatatcacaGAAGCCTCAGTGAACTCAGGAGTAttcactcagatcttcagagaggagagcggACTGTACCAtgacaaggtgttctgcttcctCCATcagagtgttcaggagtttctggctgctcttcatgtccatctgaccttcatcaACTCTGGTGTCGATctgctgtcagaagaacaaaacaCCTCCCTGTTGTCTAGTTGTCTAGTTGTCTTTAGAGACAAAACTAAACCCAAACATTTTTACAAGAGAGCTGTGGACGAGGCTttacagagtcctaatggacacctggacttggtcctccgcttcctcttaggtctttccctggagaccaatcagactttcctacgaggtctgctgacacagacaggaagtcgctCACAGATCAATCGGGAgacagtccagtacatcaagaagaagatcagtaggaatgtgtctccagagaaaagcatcaatctgttccactgtctgaatgaactgaatgatgtttctctagtggaggagattcAACGGTCCCTTAGTTCAGGATGTCTCTCCAcagataaactgtctcctgctcagtggtcagctctggtcttcatttTACTGTCATCAGAAGTtaatctggaggtgtttgacctgaagaaatactcagcttcagaggaggctcttctcaggctgctgccagtggtcaaagcctccaacaaagctct ACTGAGGGACTGTAACCtatcagagagaagctgtgaagctctgtcctcagttctcagctcccagtcctctagtctgaacgagctggatctgagtaacaacgacctgcaggattcaggagcgAAGCTGCTGTTTGATGGACTGGAGAGTCCACACTGtaacctggagactctcag actggagggctgtaacctctcagagagaagctgtgaagctctgtcctcagtcctcagctcccagttctctagtctgagagaactggatctgagtaacaacgacctgcaggattcaggagtgaagctgctgtgtgatggactggaGAGTCCACACTGGACACTAGcaactctcag ggtggagcctgatGGAGTCCGATGGTTCAGACGAGgactgaggaagt attcctgtgaactcacaatcgacacaaataCAGTGAACAGAAAACTGAAACTGTCTcagaacaacaggaaggtgacacatgtggaggaggttcagtcatatcctgatcatccagacagatttgactactggtcccagctgctgtgtagaactggtctgactggtcgctgttactgggaggtcgagtggagaggaagagtttatgtatcagtgagttacagaggaatcaataAGAAAGGATACACTGATGACTGTTTATTTGGAAagaatgatcagtcctggagtctggGATGCTCTGATGAAGGTTACTCTGTCTGTCACAATAAGACAGTAAcacgcatcacctcctcctcctccttctcctcctcctcctcctcctccttctcctcctcctcctttggtagagtagcagtgtatgtggactgtcctgctggctctctgtccttcttcagagtctcctctgacacaATGATTCAcatccacaccttcagcaccacattcactgaacctctttatcctgggtttgcCTTCTTGTTCAAAcctggttcctcagtgtctctgtgttctctTTAG
- the LOC119224823 gene encoding NLR family CARD domain-containing protein 3-like isoform X1: protein MEKVKKDLIKILEQLKEEDFKGFKWYLENHPIPEDHRSIPPCDLENADRRNTVDMMVRCYNTDSVQVAMKVLEELQMNDLVEKLSKKNSTGKPKTVGGESGQGKPKTVEGERGHGKLNTGGGEKGHGEETFGKLNTGGEEKGHEIMGNCQQYLKSKLKKKFQSVFEGIAKAGNPTLLNEIYTELYITEGGTAEVNQEHEVRQIETLSRKPARSETTIRQEDLFKASAGGEEPIRTVMTKGVAGIGKTVLTQKFTLDWAEDKGHQDIQFTFPFTFRELNVLREKKFSLVELVHHFFSETKEAGICRLEEFQVVFIFDGLDECRLPLDFHKNEILTDVTESASMDVLLTNLIRGKLLPSARLWITTQPAAANQIPPECVGMVTEVRGFTDPQKEEYFMKRFRDKKLASRIVSHIKTSRSLHIMCHIPVFCWISATVLEVELKTIKRGELPKTLTEMYIHFLVVQSKVKKVKYDGGVETDPHWSPESRKMIESLGKLAFDQLQKGNPIFYESDLTECGIDITEASVNSGVFTQIFREESGLYHDKVFCFLHQSVQEFLAALHVHLTFINSGVDLLSEEQNTSLLSSCLVVFRDKTKPKHFYKRAVDEALQSPNGHLDLVLRFLLGLSLETNQTFLRGLLTQTGSRSQINRETVQYIKKKISRNVSPEKSINLFHCLNELNDVSLVEEIQRSLSSGCLSTDKLSPAQWSALVFILLSSEVNLEVFDLKKYSASEEALLRLLPVVKASNKALLRDCNLSERSCEALSSVLSSQSSSLNELDLSNNDLQDSGAKLLFDGLESPHCNLETLRLEGCNLSERSCEALSSVLSSQFSSLRELDLSNNDLQDSGVKLLCDGLESPHWTLATLRVEPDGVRWFRRGLRKYSCELTIDTNTVNRKLKLSQNNRKVTHVEEVQSYPDHPDRFDYWSQLLCRTGLTGRCYWEVEWRGRVYVSVSYRGINKKGYTDDCLFGKNDQSWSLGCSDEGYSVCHNKTVTRITSSSSFSSSSSSSFSSSSFGRVAVYVDCPAGSLSFFRVSSDTMIHIHTFSTTFTEPLYPGFAFLFKPGSSVSLCSL from the exons atggagaaagtCAAAAAGGATCTCATCAAAATTTTAGAACAACTCAAAGAGGAGGACTTCAAAGGGTTCAAATGGTACCTGGAGAACCATCCAATCCCAGAAGACCACCGATCAATCCCACCCTGTGACCTGGAGAACGCAGACAGGAGGAACACAGTGGACATGATGGTGCGGTGCTACAACACAGACTCGGTTCAGGTGGCCATGAAGGTTTTGGAAGAGTTGCAAATGAACGATCTTGTTGAAAAATTATCCAAAAAGAACTCTACGG GCAAACCAAAAACTGTCGGAGGAGAAAGTGGTCAAG GCAAACCAAAAACTGTGGAAGGAGAAAGAGGTCATG GCAAACTGAATactgggggaggagaaaaaggtCACGGTGAAGAGACCTTTG GCAAACTGAATActgggggagaagaaaaaggtcACG AGATTATGGGCAACTGTCAACAGTATCTCAAATccaagctgaagaagaagttccagtctgtgtttgagggcatcgctaaagcaggaaacccaacccttctgaatgagatctacacagagctctacattacagagggagggactgcagaggtcaatcaagaacatgaggtcagacagattgaaacattATCCAGGAAACCAGCCAGatcagaaacaaccatcagacaagaagacctctttaaagcctcagctggaggagaggaaccaatcagaacagtgatgactaaaggagtggctggcattgggaaaacagtcttaacacagaagttcactctggactgggcagAAGACAAAGgccaccaggacatacagttcacatttccattcaccttcagagagctgaatgtgctgagagagaagaagttcagcttggtggaacttgttcatcacttcttcagtgaaaccaaagaagcaggaatctgcaggttggaagagttccaggttgtgttcatctttgacggtctggatgagtgtcgacttcctctggacttccacaagaatgagatcctgactgatgtcacagagtcgGCCTCaatggatgtgctcctcacaaacctcatcaggggaaagctgcttccctctgctcgcctctggataaccacacaacctgcagcagccaatcagatccctcctgagtgtgttggcatggtgacagaggtcagagggttcactgacccccagaaggaAGAGTACTTCatgaagaggttcagagataagAAGCTGGCCAGCAGGATtgtctctcacatcaagacctcacgaagcctccacatcatgtgccacatcccagtcttctgctggatcagtGCTACAGTTCTGGAGGTGGAGTTAAAGACCATAAAGAgaggagagctgcccaagaccctgactgagatgtataTCCatttcctggtggttcagtccaaagtgaagaaggtcaagtacgatggaggagttGAAACGGATCctcactggagtccagagagcaggaagatgatcgagtctctgggaaaactggcctttgatcagctgcagaaaggaaacccgatcttctatgaatccgacctgacggagtgtggcatcgatatcacaGAAGCCTCAGTGAACTCAGGAGTAttcactcagatcttcagagaggagagcggACTGTACCAtgacaaggtgttctgcttcctCCATcagagtgttcaggagtttctggctgctcttcatgtccatctgaccttcatcaACTCTGGTGTCGATctgctgtcagaagaacaaaacaCCTCCCTGTTGTCTAGTTGTCTAGTTGTCTTTAGAGACAAAACTAAACCCAAACATTTTTACAAGAGAGCTGTGGACGAGGCTttacagagtcctaatggacacctggacttggtcctccgcttcctcttaggtctttccctggagaccaatcagactttcctacgaggtctgctgacacagacaggaagtcgctCACAGATCAATCGGGAgacagtccagtacatcaagaagaagatcagtaggaatgtgtctccagagaaaagcatcaatctgttccactgtctgaatgaactgaatgatgtttctctagtggaggagattcAACGGTCCCTTAGTTCAGGATGTCTCTCCAcagataaactgtctcctgctcagtggtcagctctggtcttcatttTACTGTCATCAGAAGTtaatctggaggtgtttgacctgaagaaatactcagcttcagaggaggctcttctcaggctgctgccagtggtcaaagcctccaacaaagctct ACTGAGGGACTGTAACCtatcagagagaagctgtgaagctctgtcctcagttctcagctcccagtcctctagtctgaacgagctggatctgagtaacaacgacctgcaggattcaggagcgAAGCTGCTGTTTGATGGACTGGAGAGTCCACACTGtaacctggagactctcag actggagggctgtaacctctcagagagaagctgtgaagctctgtcctcagtcctcagctcccagttctctagtctgagagaactggatctgagtaacaacgacctgcaggattcaggagtgaagctgctgtgtgatggactggaGAGTCCACACTGGACACTAGcaactctcag ggtggagcctgatGGAGTCCGATGGTTCAGACGAGgactgaggaagt attcctgtgaactcacaatcgacacaaataCAGTGAACAGAAAACTGAAACTGTCTcagaacaacaggaaggtgacacatgtggaggaggttcagtcatatcctgatcatccagacagatttgactactggtcccagctgctgtgtagaactggtctgactggtcgctgttactgggaggtcgagtggagaggaagagtttatgtatcagtgagttacagaggaatcaataAGAAAGGATACACTGATGACTGTTTATTTGGAAagaatgatcagtcctggagtctggGATGCTCTGATGAAGGTTACTCTGTCTGTCACAATAAGACAGTAAcacgcatcacctcctcctcctccttctcctcctcctcctcctcctccttctcctcctcctcctttggtagagtagcagtgtatgtggactgtcctgctggctctctgtccttcttcagagtctcctctgacacaATGATTCAcatccacaccttcagcaccacattcactgaacctctttatcctgggtttgcCTTCTTGTTCAAAcctggttcctcagtgtctctgtgttctctTTAG